The Capra hircus breed San Clemente chromosome 11, ASM170441v1, whole genome shotgun sequence genomic interval TCAGGGAAGACCTCCACAGCACATCCTGGGCTGGTGGGTCTGAACGGGCCCCGCTGCCCTTCCATGGGAACCACGGGGAGAGGGGAGCTGGGTgacctggggacagaggagaggCCAAGCGGGGGTCCGGCTGCTGCTGGAGAGGCGCTACCTTCAGGCAGTCCAGGAAGAGCTTCATGCCGTTGAAGTTGAGGAACATCTCGCAGTTGTCGGGCGTCTCGTCCGTGATGTTCCACAGGGCGCTCCAGGAGAACTCCATCACCTGGTCACACTGGAGCAGGGAGAGGGCTCAGCACAGGTGCGCCGGGACGGCCCGCAGGTACCCAGCGGGGCGGTCCCCGGACAGAGGCGCACACCCCCAGGGCAAACCCGTCCCCTCTCAGCCGAGGGCACGGGGCGGGTGGCTCCAGAGAGATGTGACTTACTATCTTGTCCAGCAGCTTCTTCTGAATCAGCTTCAGCATGGTCTGTGGGCAGAGAAGAGAACTtgagggggggcggggtgggggtggccagGGCTTCAAGAGCTACTGTGTCCTCCCAGAACCAAGATGGAGAGGAGTCAGTTACTCCATTCCTGTCAGCACCTCCTGACACAGCTGCCTCTCTAGGCGCTACTCTGGTGGCTGGggatccaccttccaatgcaggggacatgggtttgatccctggttaaggaactaagatcccatatgctgcggggcaactaagcctgagcaccacaactactgagcctgccacAGCCAGGAACCGACACAGCCGAatacacaaatattaaaataaaaaaacatccTGCCTCTCTATTTGGGAGGCTGTTCAAAGAAGTGCGACCCACAGACCTGGTACTTAGCATTAGGAGACCTGGCGCAACCCTGACCTGCCCAGTTTTGGGCACCTCCCACCCTGTGGACTTCAGCCTCCCCAGCGATGACTGGAAGGAGACTGGAGGTGCCTCCCTCattctccccttcccttctccagcaaatatTGATCATCTCCCCCATTGTGTGCTGGGCCCTGTGCTAGGAAGTGCTGGGGACAGGATGATGGAAGGATGTAGCATGGTGTCTTTCCCCATGGAGCTCACACCCAGGGAGGAGGCTGACGTTAAACAGCTAGTCCCTCAGATACTTCTTTAATCCCAGCTGGGAAGACTTAACAGGGGCACCTGGTCTGAGCAGGCAGGAGTACAGTGGGACCTCCCGGGACACTGGAGAGGCTGGGAGAGAATGACAGAGTTCTAGGTGGAGGAAATCTAAGGTCAGAAACAATGTTCACTGCTAGGATGTGAATCCCAAATCCACCCTTTCAGCAGAGGGGCTCTGGAAGagacagggaggggaggagggaagggcagtgCCCCCCTGCACGCACCACAACAAAGCCCATCTTGCCCACGGCCTCCTTGTGGTCATTGTCCACCTGGCAGACCAGGGCGTTGCACAGGTGCACGGCGATGCGCTGGATCGACTCGTCCTGCCGCGTGGGGTTGAGGATGCTGAGCAGGAGCTCATTGACACGGCGGTACTGGAACTCCAGCTCCTCCGGGATGCTGAAGTTGCAGAGCGTCAGGCAGCAGTTCCGCTGGACCTGGGTGAGGCCAGGAGACAAGCGGAGCACAGTCAGGGGTGGCCCTGGAAACTGGACCCGAGAGTCTCTCTAGAAGTGTGGGATCGTCCAGAGCTGTGGCAGTCCAGGAAGGCTTTCTGGAAGAGGAGAGAGACTAAGAGacggtttattttttttaacattaaaaaaaaagtgaactatAATACACAGAGTAGGGGGTGTAAAATACCAAGGTATAGTTTCGCAAATAATTATTAAGCAAATGAACTTTTCAACAACCATGGAACCACCATCTCGGTTAGGAAAAAGGACACTGCCGGCAGCCAGAAGTCCCCCGTGTGTCCCTTCCCGATCGTAAGCCCTCCCTGCGAGATGGCCCTATCCCGGCCTTTCCGTATGAAAGATTCTCTAGCGACTTGTAGCTTCTTGTTCCACTGCAGCTTTGTGAGATCAACCATGTTGTCGTTAGTAGGTGAAATGcatgtctctttttttcatttgcagTGTAGAATTCCAATTGATTCATCCAACACACTGCTGGTGGACACCTGGGTAGACTTTGGTGTCTGGCTCCTTCATGGCAGCCACGTGTGTGGGCTCCTCCAGGGCGACCCACAGGTGGGGTGGAGCTTCTGGGCGACAAGGTGTGCATGTCTTCAGCTTTACCAGGTAACTCCAGAATGTtctcacagtggctgtaccagtttacactcccaccagcagcaCAGGAAGGTTCCGGTTGCTTCATCCCCTCGATTTCTTTTTGTGTTATCtgtgggttatttatttttattttcatagtatTCTTGGCACATTTTCCTCATAATTTAACTTCCCACCATCCTTTCTCATTAGATACTGGAAGTTCACCACACCTCATTACTTATGTAGATTAGAGAATATTAccaacctgggtttgatccctggggcgggaagatcccctggagaaggggaatggcgacccactccagtattcttgcctggagaattccatagacagaggagcctggtgggctatagtccacagggttgcaaagagtcggacatgactgagcaactaacactgccgAACCCTTGTTAACTCTGTCCTTCCCCCCATAATATACACACATTTtgtaatttggggaaaaaattattttaaattatagaagCAATACTTACTCACTGTGAAACATTCAAATAACATTATCTGAGCAGAAAGTAAAAGTCCCTCACTTTATTCTTCAGAAGTAATCCCTATTAAAAGTTTGGTGCACAACCATCAAGATTTCTCTACCATGGAAATACAAATATGGGGAGAGGAAAGGTGAAAGAGGTTTTATCCACATTGGTCGAGAACGTTTCTTCACTTGTCCACCCACAGGGTCATCCATGTTAGGACATACAGATTGACCATCATATCCCACAATGTGAGTGGATCTCACACTGCTCTGCAGGGCCAGGCCCCTATTGTTGAACGCTGTGGGTTTCCTCTGACTTCTATGTATCAGAAAGggtgaatgtatatatgtattcccTTTATGCATATCTCTTTAACTGTGGAATACCTAGGCCAAAAGGTAAGTGTGCTTACAGTTCTGGCAGGTTCTGCCAGCTGCCCCATGAAGAGGCTGTCCGAGGCTTTCCTCACCAGTGGAAAGCGGGAATGTGCTCTTCCCCGGGCCTTCGTCAACGGGTATCATCAATCTCCCCAGTCAAAAAGTggtttttattaatttctatttctttgaatgaGTTTATTAATTTGCAAGTCTTCAACTagcattcttttttcttaaaaaaaaaaagataaagacacCCTGGGACCTCcccggtgatccagtggttaatctgtgcttccaatgcagaggacacaggttcagcccctgcttgcggaactgagattccacatgctgcacagcacggctaaggggggaaaaaaaagacaaccctTTTACCTGATGATAAAATCTTTCTCAACAAAGGAAAAAGTTGCTCTCAAGTCTGGAGTTGGGAATTAGTGGGAAAGGGGGCCTCCTCACTCCTGCAGAGGCTGCATCCCCACCAGAGCTTTCTGGGGGACGATGCAAGAATATATACCAAATGCTTTAGAAATACACAGACCCACTGCTCCAGCAGTTCTCCTTTCCAACAAGTCTCATAACAAGCATGGCTTACATGTATTCAGCAAAGTCTAATTTGAAAGTGCAAAacatgggggtttccctggtggtccagtgggtaagattctgagttcccaatgcaggggacccaggttcaatccctggtcaggaaactaaatccCGCAAACTGCAAATAAGATGCCGCTTAATCACAACTAAGAGCTGGCACAttcgaattaaaaaaaaaaaagaagaaatagcaaaACGTTCACAGCAACCTAAAATGTTCAACCGTGGGGCTGACTCAGTCAGTGCAGCCCACGTACTGGGGGGAGCCCCTCTGACTACTCCGTGGGGATGGGGTTTGGCCATGGCCTCTAGTCCCCAGCAGAGTCAGCACCAGGGCAGCCTCTCCCTGGAGGAGGCGCTGCACACGGTGCTGACATCAACAATTAGGAAGCTGAACTGTTAAAACCAGCTGCCCCGGGGGAGGAGCGCTAGGATtggcactttcactttttagttaGTCTTAGACATTTTCTGTtacttaaatttgttttctaagcaTTAGGGAGCTCACTTTTTGTCATCAGAAAAGAAACATGACTCTTCAAATTTTGTTGTAAACCATTTGTTGATATGGGAGATATTCACATTCACAAGATGCTGTTGAAATGAAAACCCATGTTATAGGATACACAGGATGGTCCTGTTTACTCAATAATTATGCATAGACTAAAAGCCAGAAGGATGTTAACAGTGGCTATCTCTGTGTGCCGAAATtatggctttttttcccctcctttataCCCATAATTGTAATTTTTCTCCAGTAAAAAACTTGATTACTTTTATAACAAAAGCagctattgggaaaaaaaaaaaaaaaaaaaaaccacccacccCAGCAGAGCATCACTGGGAAGAAGGGCTAAGGAACAAGCAGGAGCAAAGGCCCGgggcccctgggggagggcagggtgggagaCAGACTCGGGTGGGGTCAGGTCAGGGGGCCCTGAATGCCCGGTCCCAGAGACTGGGAGTGATGCCCCAGGAAAGGGAGGGTTGGCAGCGGGGCGGGACAGAGCCAGGAGAGAAAGGCGGAGAGCAAGCAGGGCACCCGGGGGATTGGCGAGCCTGCTGGCGAGGCTGGGACACAGGGAGAGGGGCCAGAGCGGGCAGCGGGCAGGGGCTCACCGTCACCTCCTGGTAGGATTCCATGCCATTCAGCACCACCTGGATGACCTGCCGGCGCAGCTTGACGCTCTGCTCTGAGCGGTACTCGGAATTGGTCAGGTAGAAAAGGGCGGCGCTGCCGGTCACCTGGATGTTCTTGTCATACTTGTGGCACTTGAGGGCCGTGATGACCAGCTGTACCAAGACAGAGCATGGGCCAGGGGTTGGCCAGGCCTGCTGCAGGTGTGCAGGGACAGGCCTGGGGCGGGGTGCGGGGGCTTGGACAGGTCCTCTGGGGCAGGGCTCAGCCCGATCCTGCTCCGAGGGCAGGAGTCGGGTTTGGGAGGCAGAAACTGGGGTCGGCCATGGTCCTGGGACAGGGTTAGTGCTGGGCCAAGGGAGGCACTGAGAGACGGGGTTGGGATTCAGGGGTGGGATGGCCAGTGTCCTGGGAAGGAGGACGGGGATGGTTgaggaggggatgggggagaATGAACTGGAGACCCTCAGAGGGCCCTCCAGGGTTGGTGCTGACCTTCAGGGCCCGCAGAAGTTGGTTGCAGCGTTCGATGCGTGCGATGTCGAAAAGCAGGTTGATGGCCCGTGAGGTGATCTCCGGCCGGTGCTCCGTGTAGGCCTCGATGGCGTTCAGCACCTGCTCCTCGTTTTTGTCACCACTCACCTGGAGAGGGAGCATGCTCAGAACATCCCGGAAATGGCCAAGGGGTAGGATGCCTGACCCTAATTCCATCTCTAACCCCAGGGCGGACACCCCCTCCCTTGTCCTGGGGCGCCCcagtcctcccctccccaggcccccctCTCACTTTGTAGGCCGGAATGTGCGTCAGGCGGCACAGGGAGGTCTCGAAGAGCCCAAGGAACTGCAGTGGCCTCTTCAGGGCCCGGAAAGGCATGATGCTGCTCTTGGAAGGCTCAGTGCTGAGGGGAGAGGGTGCTGGCATCAGCGGCGTGGGGCCCGCGGCGGCCCTGGATCCAGCCCAAGGAGAGCCTCTCCCTGGGGGTGGCGAAGCACGTTTCCTTGGGGCCCTCTGCTAGGCCCTCTAGCCGcgtctattttttatttaaaggcagtagaggacttccctggtggtctcctggttaagattctgcgcttccactgcagggggcacaggtttgatccctggtcggggaactaagatcccacatgtcttgtggtatggtcaaaaaaaaaggcagaagacagACATAGACCCCACCTCTTGATGGGAGGGTGACAAGGTCACATTGTAGAGAACATGTGGGATGGGAGATTAACTGTTGCAGCCAATCCTGCTTGCCGTTCCAGGGAGGGCATGTCACCTTTAGGCTCCCGCAACAGCCAGGAATGTTATGCCCATTAACCAAACTCCAAACTCCACTCCAGTCCAGGCTGGGGGGAGGGCTTAAGACCAACGACAGTAacgggggacatatgtatacatattgcaattcactttgttgtatagcagaaactaacccaatattttaaagcagttatactacaattaaaaaaaaaacacacaccagggacttccctagtgatccagtggttaagaatctgccttgcagtgtagGGGagatgggtttgatgcctggttggggaactaagatcccatatgcccagatgccacaactaagactcaacacagccagataagtaaataaatattaaaattaaaaaaaaaaaaaagaccaaagacAGCTAGAGGGGGCTCTGAATCAGCTCTCTCACCCGACCAACCCAGGGCCCAGCCTGTCAGCGGTAACCCCTAACCCGTGGTGGGGCCGGCGGCCTCCCGTGACCACCGCCACGTGGCTCAGGCCGTCTGAGTGCTGCAGCCTCCCAGTCACTCCCCGTGCTCGTGCCTCCAGCCtctgcacatgctgttccctctgctagAGCGCTGTGGTAGATGTCTTTGGCAAACTCAAGACTGAGCTTTCGGCACAGCCTGGATGCcatgcctcctcctccttccttctgatCCTCGGGGCCACTCCGGAGCCCCGTGTTGCCCCTACCGCAGCCCCAGTGATGACCTGCCTGTCCCCACTAGCTCATACCCTCGCGAGAGGGCCTGATTTGTTTCTTCCTCATCAGCACGGCGCGTGGCAGAGGGGCGCCTGGTCAACGCTTGTTGGATGCCACCCACTCGCGAGCAGGGCAGGTGGGGCCCACCTGGTCTGTCCTGCTTCCTCGTCCGTCCTGGAGATGCTGCAGTTCTCCAGGATCATGTGGCCGGAGATGTCCAAGGACATCAGGTTCCCCAGCTTCTGCACGAAGAGGCTCAGCACCTTGCGAGTCAGCTTGAACTTGTAGTAGCTGGAGAGGCGGTCTCGGGAGATGTCCAGGTGTCTGGAGGTTGGGGCAGGGGGGTCATGGGTCAGGTCTAGACTGGGGCTGTCTTGTAGGCTCCTGCTGCTTCAGTCCAAGGCCCCTGCTACAGCCGACCCAGGTGCCCTGAACAGCCCTGATCCAGCCAGAACAGGGGGCATAAAGCATGGGACTGTCTCTTCTAGCCCCATGTGCTGCCTGGCTGGGGGCTCAGGAACCTTCTGGGACTGCCGACCCCCACCTACCCGCGCCAACCCCGCGAGCTCAGAGCTCACCGCAGCTTGTGCAGCTGCACAATGACACGGATGTGGTCGTCCGACAGGTCCATGTTGTAGAGCACGAGGGACACCAGGCTGTCTTTCCACTGGGTGAGGAAGGCTGCATCGCTCGTCTGGATGCCTGAGAGGTCCAAGGCAGCCAGCGAGTTGAGGGGCCGCAGCAGGGACTCCACGGGGACCCCGTCGATCATGCGGCCCAGGTTGAGGAAGCGCAGGCGGCTGAAGCCCTCGAAGGTAAAGTCCTTGACCAGCACCTGGCAGGTGGGGTTGACAAGGCACTCATCTTCGCAGCCCCCGGGGTTCTCCTCCTCGTAGAAGATGTTCGCGCAGCCAAAGAGGCTCAGGGATACCAGGGTGTGGCTGAAGCTCCTTAGAGTCTGCAGGCTCTTGGCGGACAGCTTCTCACAGTTGGTCAGGTACAGCTCCACCAGGTCCTGGTGGCGGAGATAGCCCCGTCATCACCTCCGCCTACCCCTACCCTGGCCCTGGGCCACAGGTGGGATTGGGGAGGAGTCTGCAcaatagggggcttccctggcggctcagtggtactatgcctgcagagcaggagctgcaggagatgagggtttgatccctgggttgggaaatcacctggaggaaggcataactacccactccagtcttcttgcctggagaatcctatggatagagaagtctggcgggctacggtccatggggtcacaaagagtcagacctgacttagtgagGACATATGCGTGCACAATAGGAAGGGTGCTGGCAGGGCCTTGGGATTCCTGCTCCGACTCCCTGACTGCCTGTCTCGGGGCGGCCTCCCATGGCCATGCCCGGGGCCTGAACGACCAGGTCTCACCTGCTTGCGAATGGCCTCCAGGTCCTGGTCTTGCACCAGGTCCTCGCGGAGGTGGATGCGGGTGAGGCGGGTGCTGCGGGGGTCGGAGAAGAGGCTGAAGAAGCTCTCATGCGGTTCAAAGTTGCAGGCGGCATTGACCAGCTCCACGTATCTGGGAGGGAAGGAAGCCTGGTTCAGGGAAGGCCCCTCGCCCTCCCTTCAAGGCCCAGCACAAGCCTCCCCTGCCAAGACTTCCCTGATCATCCCAGCAACaacctccatctcctcctcctcataGTACCTGGTTGGATCCTGAGCACCTGACCGGTGAGTTTACGGGTGGCCCCAGGACCCAGGAGTCCAAAAGTAAACTAACTAGTGATGAAGGGCCTCTTATCACTGGCAAATCCCAAGCTCTTCCCCACTAAACTGTAGACACTTCTGTAACACACATGCATATCTGCATTCCCTGTCTTCTTTAAGCCAGCTTCTGACTCCTTGATCAGTCCCTCTCAGGACCCCACCCAACAGCAAGACTGAGAGGAGTGGTCTGGAGCTCTGAGCTGGGTATAGGGCAAGCATTCAGTAATAGTTCTGCTGAGATACCAGtggaggcaagaatcctggactggTGGGAAAAGCTGTGGAGTCACTCTAGAATCTAAATCCTGGATTGGATGTTCACTACCTGGGCAACTTCACACAAGTAACTGAACTTCCCCAGACCTCAGTGcctttacctgtaaaatggacACAACTCTGGTCTGCACAGTGTCTAATCTAGTGCCCAGTCTACATCAGACACTCAGAACACTTTTTACGAGCTGGGCTCTTGGGTCACACATAGGTTCCCGCTTCTACAGGCAACCTTCTGGGCTAACCATTTCCCTCTGGGTAACCTGGACCAAACCCCGAGAAGTCAGGCATGGATATTACTCTTCTAGGAGTCTCTACTAGTGGGGAGTCCCTTGGAGAAGTCATAGAGAGCATTTCCGAATGATCTCATCCCTGTTCAGCGGTCAAGCAGTCAGGTACTGGTGTGTAAACATGTAATACAAGTTCAGGTTCACACAGAGACATGTGTGCACaggcacatacacatacacacatgcatggacacacgtgcacacacacacagaggacagCAAGTACCTCCTTCATTTACATAAGAAGTTTCTACATCCTTTTAATGCAAACTGGCAGTTTCACACTCAGACCTGCCCTGTGCACCAGCAACCCACGTGTGGGCACACACATTCCTTTACGTGCACACCCTAccacacacataccaacatgcGCAATGACAACTTAATGGATACAGACAGGCCAGTGCTCTCCTGCACCCACGGATAGCCACGTGCGTGCACACCCCCAAGGGGGCACACGCAGGACTCCCAACCTCTCTGCACACATCCATGCCGAGGCTtgggccctgccccagccctgcgcCTGCTTACTCGTTGACGAGCCGGTCACAGATCTCGCTGGGCAGGAAGATGTCTGGATGCAGCCGCAGGGTCTCCTTGTCCAGCAGGTAGCCCAAGGTGCCATCCAGGTTGCGCAGGCAGAAGTCGGTGCAGAGGGCCATCAGGGACTCGGGGGTGTCGGACGCCATGCTGGGAGCCGGCAGGTGGGCCACACTGGGacaggggcccccaggggcaacaGTGATGCCCTGATACTCACAGGATCATTGGCAGAGCTGTGGCCTGGGGAAGGGGAAAGAAGTTAAGCGAGCCACGGGCAAGGGCCAGGACCCCAGCTGCCCTAGGTCTGGCCGCTCTCTGAGTAGTAAAGCCAAGGTGCCTGGAAGGCACATACCAATTGAgcagtttagggacttccctggtggttcagtgactgAGACTTTgtcctccaatgcaggggacatgggtttgacccctggtcagaggacgaagatcccacaagctgtggagcaaaccgagcccacatgccacactaCGGAGGCTATGCTCTAGAGGTCACAACAAGAGAGAGGCCCGCACGCTAACGtgaagacccaacgcagccaaacaaatgagcaaaaattaaaaccaaaaaccCAAATTCAGCAGCTTAGCAGGGCCAGGCCCAGGACTCCTGACTCCTCCCTCCActgcccccctgccccaccccactctGATGCGCTACCATCTACGAGTGATTTGACCTGTGCAAAGAGCAGGGGGCCTCGGTGGAGCGTCTCCATGACTTCCCAAAGTCTGTGAGCCGAGGCCTGTGTTGGGGACCCAGGGCTTGGGTGGGGCTGACAGCAGCTTTTGCTACCTGCTACACTGGGGTGTCCGCTACTGTGTCACCCACCCTGTCTAGAGGTGGGGACACTCACTGTGTGCCAGGGTTTAACAGACAGGGCATCACCGCATCTCACCGGATACGATTCGGAATGAGGGCTCCTCCCGGGGGGAAAGGAAGATACATGACCACAGAGAAGCTGTACATTAATGTTCAGCGTGGTACGATCCCGAAGcatcaaaaatggaaacaactcaaatgcccatcaactgacAAATGGATAGATAAAAACACGGTATAACCATGCCATGGAATCACTCAGTGGTGACGGATGAGGTGAGGCACGCACGCCGCAACCCTGCACCTTGAAAAAGACACACTAAGTCAAAGAAACCAATCCCCAAAGGCCAcctactgtatgatttcatttgcaTGAAACGTTTGGCCAAACTGTGGGTAGATCAGCGGTTGCCTGAGGCTGGGGGGTGGTGCAGGGAAACGGGGAGTGACTGCCAAGGGCTGTGGATTTCTCCTTTGGGGTGAagaaaaatgttctagaattgaCCCTGGTGACagctgcacaactctgtgaatagaCCCAAAACCCACTGAATGGTTTACTTTAAGTGGATGAAGTGGACG includes:
- the ZER1 gene encoding protein zer-1 homolog isoform X1 is translated as MASDTPESLMALCTDFCLRNLDGTLGYLLDKETLRLHPDIFLPSEICDRLVNEYVELVNAACNFEPHESFFSLFSDPRSTRLTRIHLREDLVQDQDLEAIRKQDLVELYLTNCEKLSAKSLQTLRSFSHTLVSLSLFGCANIFYEEENPGGCEDECLVNPTCQVLVKDFTFEGFSRLRFLNLGRMIDGVPVESLLRPLNSLAALDLSGIQTSDAAFLTQWKDSLVSLVLYNMDLSDDHIRVIVQLHKLRHLDISRDRLSSYYKFKLTRKVLSLFVQKLGNLMSLDISGHMILENCSISRTDEEAGQTSTEPSKSSIMPFRALKRPLQFLGLFETSLCRLTHIPAYKVSGDKNEEQVLNAIEAYTEHRPEITSRAINLLFDIARIERCNQLLRALKLVITALKCHKYDKNIQVTGSAALFYLTNSEYRSEQSVKLRRQVIQVVLNGMESYQEVTVQRNCCLTLCNFSIPEELEFQYRRVNELLLSILNPTRQDESIQRIAVHLCNALVCQVDNDHKEAVGKMGFVVTMLKLIQKKLLDKICDQVMEFSWSALWNITDETPDNCEMFLNFNGMKLFLDCLKEFPEKQELHRNMLGLLGNVAEVKELRPQLMTSQFISVFSNLLESKADGIEVSYNACGVLSHIMFDGPKAWGICEPQREEVEERMWAAIQSWDINSRRNINYRSFEPILRLLPQGISPVSQHWATWALYNLVSVYPDKYCPLLIKEGGMPLLRDMIKMATARQETKEMARKVIEHCSNFKEENMDTSR
- the ZER1 gene encoding protein zer-1 homolog isoform X2 encodes the protein MASDTPESLMALCTDFCLRNLDGTLGYLLDKETLRLHPDIFLPSEICDRLVNEYVELVNAACNFEPHESFFSLFSDPRSTRLTRIHLREDLVQDQDLEAIRKQDLVELYLTNCEKLSAKSLQTLRSFSHTLVSLSLFGCANIFYEEENPGGCEDECLVNPTCQVLVKDFTFEGFSRLRFLNLGRMIDGVPVESLLRPLNSLAALDLSGIQTSDAAFLTQWKDSLVSLVLYNMDLSDDHIRVIVQLHKLRHLDISRDRLSSYYKFKLTRKVLSLFVQKLGNLMSLDISGHMILENCSISRTDEEAGQTSTEPSKSSIMPFRALKRPLQFLGLFETSLCRLTHIPAYKVSGDKNEEQVLNAIEAYTEHRPEITSRAINLLFDIARIERCNQLLRALKLVITALKCHKYDKNIQVTGSAALFYLTNSEYRSEQSVKLRRQVIQVVLNGMESYQEVQRNCCLTLCNFSIPEELEFQYRRVNELLLSILNPTRQDESIQRIAVHLCNALVCQVDNDHKEAVGKMGFVVTMLKLIQKKLLDKICDQVMEFSWSALWNITDETPDNCEMFLNFNGMKLFLDCLKEFPEKQELHRNMLGLLGNVAEVKELRPQLMTSQFISVFSNLLESKADGIEVSYNACGVLSHIMFDGPKAWGICEPQREEVEERMWAAIQSWDINSRRNINYRSFEPILRLLPQGISPVSQHWATWALYNLVSVYPDKYCPLLIKEGGMPLLRDMIKMATARQETKEMARKVIEHCSNFKEENMDTSR